The Burkholderiales bacterium DNA window CGGCGCCAGAGTCATGGCAAGGGTAGGGCGCGAGCGCGACCGTTTCATAGGCTTTGTGCTGGAGGCAGTAGAGGCCATCGACCCCGCCCACCGCCTGAAGGGCTGCGCCCGGTTCGAGGATCCGCATACCCTGCGGCTTGACACCGGCGAGGCGCTGCGCGCCGCGCGCATCGTCGTCGCTACCGGCTCGATTCCGGTGCGGCCGAAGGCGTTAGACGCGGCGGGCGACCGACTGATCGTCAATGATGACGTGTTCGGCTGGACCGATCTGCCGAAGGCTGTCGCGGTGTTCGGCGGCGGTGCGCTGGGGCTGGAACTGGCGCAGGCGCTGCACCGGCTTGGCGTGCGCGTCCGGCTGTTCGGCAAGGGTGGCGGAGTGGGCCATTTGAGCGACCCCGCGGTGCGCAAGGCCGCCGCCGTAGCCATCGGCGCCGATCTGCCGTTCGACCCGGATGCCGACGTGCAGGACATCGCGCGTGAGGGTGACGAAGTGATCGTGCGGTCCACAGAAGATGGCGAAAGCCGCGAGGAGCGGTTCGACTGGCTTCTGGCCGCGACAGGGCGCAAGCCCGCGCTCGACGGGCTGAACCTCAGTGCATCGGGCCTCACGCTCGATGGTCGCGGGATGCCAAAGGTCGATCCGCTGACGATGCGGACCGAGGCGGGGCATATCTTCTTCGCCGGCGATGTCGCCGCCCGCATTCCGTTGCTGCACGAGGCGGCGGACGACGGTCGTATCGCGGGCGACAACGCCGGGCGATACCCCGAAGTCGCGACCCATCCGCGGCGCACGCCGCTCGCCATCGCGTTCACCGATCCGAACATCGCCACTGTTGGCGCATCGTTCGCCGAATTGTCAGATGCCTCCTGCGACTTCGCCATCGGCGAGGTGGATTTCGCCGATCAGGGGCGGGCGCGCGTGCTGCGCCAGAACCGCGGGCTGCTGAGGGTTTACGCCGAGCGCGACACAGGCCGTCTGCTTGGCGCCGAGATGGCCGCACCGAGGGCTGAGCATCTGGCGCATCTGCTGGCCTGGGCGGTGCAGGCCCGAATGGATGTGGAAACCGCGCTGGCCATGCCCTTCTACCACCCGGTGATCGAGGAGGGCCTGCGCACCGCCTTGCGCAATCTCAGCCTGAACCTGGGCCGC harbors:
- a CDS encoding dihydrolipoyl dehydrogenase → MPMREVDVAIIGAGTAGMRAFRAARKHTDNLVLIEGGPFGTTCARVGCMPSKLLIAAAEAAEAVREAAGFGVHAAAPRIDGARVMARVGRERDRFIGFVLEAVEAIDPAHRLKGCARFEDPHTLRLDTGEALRAARIVVATGSIPVRPKALDAAGDRLIVNDDVFGWTDLPKAVAVFGGGALGLELAQALHRLGVRVRLFGKGGGVGHLSDPAVRKAAAVAIGADLPFDPDADVQDIAREGDEVIVRSTEDGESREERFDWLLAATGRKPALDGLNLSASGLTLDGRGMPKVDPLTMRTEAGHIFFAGDVAARIPLLHEAADDGRIAGDNAGRYPEVATHPRRTPLAIAFTDPNIATVGASFAELSDASCDFAIGEVDFADQGRARVLRQNRGLLRVYAERDTGRLLGAEMAAPRAEHLAHLLAWAVQARMDVETALAMPFYHPVIEEGLRTALRNLSLNLGRRSENPPRSIDCGPGA